From Arthrobacter citreus, one genomic window encodes:
- a CDS encoding S8 family serine peptidase, which yields MNRLIKSTAVLTLSTGVLFNAFPVTHHQSIVKAATQSSIEEVLAKLTPEQREALKKIEVTSQEGLQLPSSVDLQSSKNLSVIVEFKEQPAKVAVLEEAVDGNRLSLDDAEQKAENAQETFKTDLQTIFKDDLKEDKNVYKIKRTYKNTLNGVAIDLPANKVKSLLNSKVVKAVWPNNKIQIEPPNATESAGDSQDTTKKMETEVFPGVSKLHAEGYTGKGVKVGVIDTGIDYNHPDLTDAYKGYRAQTGVDPKTISPSSVKGWDFVDNDADPMETTYDDWKKSGLAEKDPLTGATYYTEHGTHVSGIIAGRGKNNTDYAVTGVAPDADLYVYRVLGKFGSGSTENVLGGIDKAVADGMDVINLSLGASTNDPQNVESLAVNNAVLSGVTAVVSAGNSGNGMYTLGAPGAAALAITVGANDTKTVIETSKGTLHGTSDVSADLKLLGKGFSDNVNSLKGKNLPIVLVPNYGADTDYKNIDVTGKIVLVKRGSNALIDKITIAQKHGAAAVLMADNIAGEGFIPSYLGAGYGMIPTFSMSYEQGNDLIAKLGTGTPTFSFDEVGQVTDEGNKLASFSSRGPARITYDIKPEVTAPGVAVFSTVPSYMHGADQIGNYQYAYDNLSGTSMASPNVAGVAALLKQANPNLTPAQVKETLMNTADSLNGDYSVFETGAGQVNPYEAIHSKTRIEVVDETQGAMDKKGNLKTVKDLTGALSFGVFAPAGKNISDQRSLNIYNNSNQAKTFDVTVSYQKDRRGSLDADDNGVQIVTDKSIKVGANSKKKSTVAITVPKSAKLGIYEGFVTYTNHDNQAETYQVPFAIKTVEEGMNPITMTPQAFTQVFDFAYPGQLVYTSAMMSLKSHMRTLDIILEDGKTGNELGYIGTADGLGMDENILYTLNNTFDGVYYKATGDDEHPFAYNPDIAKPGYYKIKIIGTNDAGKTFSQEAPIYFDNIAPKMTINSPDVLEYKNGQTSVTITGSVYDKDTEEMQKLGMNVNQGSTKVYYRDYLGGSEVAVPVNPDGTFTATIPTNATRAMEIGFYAIDKATNKTFKEGREIFVTRDDVTYGYMNPEKRTANPGETAHATLMLNKAKDVKQVVYTFYHEATAASMNITLDPSIADKVDMTITDKPAIAGVTSYLTTVTIKTKDGGTPLSGDLKLADVAFKLSNDYTVVAVMQMAHISTSVTDSNNTTTNVVSGNPSIYNGAPTSSLLRGLNNAEAFLDPAGSPLGGTTFDYSKAGIKVKATNSNGTVYEGVVPSKSSTFKVQLPLTDDQYELEFNVPGHFTVHKDFTIGFHEDGKVTNQNLALYGVNPAIAGDVNKDDVIDVMDALYLQTYWGTNKRDADINFDGVVDAKDMAFVEKNYLMQNPTINYAPTPKKKYKGQTIESVKSALGVN from the coding sequence TTGAATCGTTTAATTAAAAGTACAGCAGTTTTGACATTAAGTACTGGTGTATTATTCAATGCATTTCCAGTAACTCATCATCAGTCGATTGTAAAGGCTGCAACACAATCTTCAATTGAAGAAGTGCTTGCAAAGCTTACGCCTGAGCAACGAGAAGCTTTAAAAAAAATAGAGGTTACTAGTCAAGAAGGACTACAGTTACCTTCTTCAGTAGACTTACAAAGTTCTAAAAATCTATCAGTAATCGTCGAGTTTAAAGAACAGCCAGCAAAAGTAGCAGTATTAGAGGAAGCTGTGGATGGCAATAGACTATCTCTTGACGATGCAGAACAAAAGGCAGAAAATGCTCAAGAAACATTTAAAACTGATCTACAAACTATTTTTAAAGATGATTTAAAAGAAGATAAGAATGTTTATAAAATTAAACGTACATACAAAAATACGTTAAATGGTGTAGCAATAGATTTACCAGCGAATAAAGTTAAGTCTCTATTAAACTCAAAGGTTGTTAAAGCAGTTTGGCCAAATAATAAGATTCAAATTGAGCCACCAAATGCAACTGAAAGTGCTGGGGATTCTCAAGATACGACTAAGAAAATGGAAACAGAAGTATTCCCTGGCGTAAGCAAATTACACGCAGAAGGATACACAGGTAAAGGCGTTAAAGTAGGGGTTATCGATACAGGGATTGATTATAATCATCCAGATTTAACGGATGCATATAAAGGATATCGAGCGCAAACTGGTGTCGATCCAAAAACAATTAGCCCAAGTTCGGTAAAGGGTTGGGACTTTGTTGACAATGATGCAGATCCAATGGAAACAACTTATGATGACTGGAAAAAATCGGGTTTAGCAGAAAAGGATCCTCTTACGGGGGCAACTTACTATACAGAACATGGAACACATGTATCAGGGATCATTGCTGGTCGCGGTAAAAATAATACGGATTACGCGGTAACAGGTGTTGCACCTGATGCTGATTTATATGTATACCGTGTATTAGGAAAATTTGGTTCTGGTTCGACGGAAAATGTGTTAGGCGGTATCGATAAGGCTGTAGCTGATGGGATGGATGTTATTAACTTATCACTAGGCGCTAGTACAAATGATCCACAAAATGTTGAAAGTCTTGCAGTAAATAATGCAGTCCTTTCAGGGGTAACAGCTGTAGTATCGGCAGGCAACTCGGGGAATGGCATGTATACATTAGGTGCACCAGGAGCTGCAGCATTAGCGATTACAGTTGGTGCAAACGATACGAAAACTGTAATTGAAACATCAAAAGGTACATTACATGGAACGTCTGATGTAAGTGCTGATTTAAAATTATTAGGTAAAGGTTTTAGTGATAATGTTAATAGTTTAAAAGGTAAAAATTTACCAATCGTTTTAGTACCGAATTACGGTGCAGATACTGATTATAAAAATATCGATGTGACAGGTAAAATTGTACTCGTTAAAAGAGGATCAAATGCACTGATTGATAAAATTACCATTGCCCAAAAACATGGTGCCGCAGCAGTACTGATGGCTGATAATATAGCTGGTGAAGGATTTATTCCTTCCTACTTAGGTGCAGGCTATGGAATGATTCCTACTTTCTCTATGTCATATGAGCAAGGAAACGACCTGATTGCCAAACTTGGTACAGGTACGCCAACATTCTCATTTGATGAAGTAGGACAAGTAACGGACGAGGGGAATAAATTAGCATCATTCAGTTCACGTGGACCAGCTCGTATTACATATGATATTAAGCCTGAAGTAACAGCACCAGGTGTGGCGGTATTCTCTACGGTTCCATCCTATATGCACGGTGCAGATCAAATTGGAAATTATCAGTATGCCTACGATAATTTATCTGGTACATCAATGGCTTCTCCAAACGTTGCCGGTGTTGCGGCTTTACTAAAACAAGCAAATCCAAACTTAACACCAGCTCAAGTGAAAGAAACATTAATGAACACTGCTGATTCATTAAATGGGGATTATAGTGTATTTGAAACGGGTGCTGGACAAGTTAATCCTTATGAAGCTATTCATTCAAAAACGAGAATTGAAGTAGTGGATGAAACACAAGGTGCAATGGATAAAAAAGGAAATCTTAAAACAGTTAAAGACTTAACAGGTGCACTTTCATTTGGTGTATTTGCACCAGCTGGAAAAAATATTAGTGATCAACGCTCACTTAATATCTATAACAATAGTAATCAAGCAAAAACATTTGATGTGACAGTTTCATATCAAAAAGATCGCCGTGGTTCATTAGATGCAGACGATAATGGCGTGCAAATTGTAACAGATAAATCCATCAAAGTTGGAGCAAATTCGAAAAAGAAATCAACTGTCGCAATTACGGTACCTAAATCAGCTAAATTAGGTATTTACGAAGGATTTGTGACGTATACAAACCACGATAATCAAGCTGAAACATACCAAGTACCTTTTGCGATTAAAACAGTGGAAGAAGGCATGAATCCGATTACGATGACCCCACAAGCTTTCACACAAGTATTCGATTTTGCTTATCCAGGGCAATTAGTTTATACAAGTGCGATGATGAGTCTTAAATCACATATGCGCACTTTAGATATAATACTTGAAGATGGGAAAACAGGTAATGAGCTAGGCTATATCGGTACAGCTGATGGGTTAGGAATGGATGAAAATATACTCTATACACTAAATAATACATTTGACGGTGTATACTACAAAGCGACAGGTGATGATGAACATCCTTTTGCGTATAATCCAGATATAGCGAAACCAGGTTACTACAAAATAAAAATTATTGGTACAAATGACGCAGGTAAAACATTCTCACAAGAGGCACCGATTTATTTTGATAACATCGCACCAAAAATGACGATTAACAGTCCGGATGTTCTTGAATATAAAAATGGTCAAACGAGCGTCACAATAACTGGTTCAGTTTATGATAAAGACACAGAAGAAATGCAAAAGCTTGGTATGAACGTTAACCAAGGCAGTACAAAAGTGTATTATCGAGATTACTTAGGAGGAAGCGAAGTAGCGGTACCTGTAAATCCTGATGGTACATTTACAGCGACGATTCCAACAAATGCAACAAGAGCGATGGAAATTGGCTTCTATGCAATTGATAAGGCAACAAATAAAACATTTAAAGAAGGTAGAGAAATTTTTGTCACACGCGATGATGTAACGTATGGTTATATGAATCCTGAAAAACGTACGGCAAATCCGGGTGAAACAGCTCATGCGACGTTAATGTTAAATAAAGCAAAGGATGTCAAACAAGTAGTTTATACGTTTTATCACGAAGCGACTGCAGCATCTATGAATATTACATTAGATCCAAGTATAGCAGATAAAGTCGACATGACTATAACAGATAAACCCGCTATTGCTGGCGTTACCTCTTATTTAACAACAGTTACAATCAAGACGAAAGATGGTGGTACGCCATTATCAGGTGATTTAAAACTTGCGGATGTGGCGTTTAAATTGAGTAATGATTATACGGTAGTTGCTGTAATGCAGATGGCTCATATTAGTACTTCAGTTACCGATAGTAATAATACGACAACTAATGTTGTAAGTGGAAATCCATCCATCTATAATGGAGCACCTACAAGTTCGTTACTTCGTGGTTTAAATAATGCAGAAGCATTCTTAGATCCAGCTGGTTCTCCATTAGGAGGGACAACGTTTGATTATTCAAAAGCTGGAATTAAAGTCAAAGCAACAAATTCAAATGGAACCGTTTATGAAGGAGTAGTACCTTCTAAATCGTCTACGTTTAAAGTGCAATTACCATTAACGGATGATCAGTACGAGCTTGAATTCAATGTCCCAGGGCATTTTACAGTACACAAAGACTTTACAATCGGATTCCATGAAGATGGAAAAGTGACGAATCAAAATCTTGCATTATATGGGGTAAATCCAGCAATTGCAGGAGATGTTAACAAAGACGACGTCATTGACGTAATGGACGCACTTTACTTACAAACTTACTGGGGAACAAATAAACGTGATGCAGATATTAACTTTGACGGTGTAGTTGATGCAAAAGACATGGCATTTGTAGAAAAAAA